The following DNA comes from Triticum aestivum cultivar Chinese Spring chromosome 3D, IWGSC CS RefSeq v2.1, whole genome shotgun sequence.
aggcccactaaggcccaatacttccccggggggttccggtaaccctccggcattccggtttaatccgaaacttctccggaacacttccggtgtccgaatatagtcgtccaatatatcaatctttacgtctcgaccatttcgagactcctcgtcatgtccgtgatcacatccgggactccgaacaaccttcggtacatcaaatcacataaactcataatataactgtcatcgtaactttaagcgtgcggaccctttgggttcgagaacaatgtagacatgaccgagacacctctctggtcaataaccaatagcgggacctggatgcccatattggctcccacatattctacgaagatctttatcggtcagaccgcataacaacatacgttgttccctttgtcatcggtatgttacttgcccgagattcgatcgtcggtatctcgatacctagttcaatctcgttactggtaagtctctttactcgttcggtaatacatcatcccgcaactaacttattagtcacaatgcttgcaaggcttatagtgatgtgcattaccgagtgggcccagagatacctctccgacaatcggagtgacaaatcctattctcgaaatacgccaacccaacaagtacctttggagacacctgtagagcacctttataatcacccagttacgttgtgacgtttggtagcacacaaagtgttcctccggtaaacgggagttgcataatctcatagtcttaggaacatgtataagtcatgaagaaagcaatagcaacatactaaacgatcgggtgctaagctaacgtaatgggtcatgtcaatcacgtcattctcctaatgaggtgatcccgttaatcaaataacaactcatgtctatggctaggaaacataaccatctttgattaacgagctagtcaagtagaggcatactagtgacactttgtttgtctatgtattcacacatgtattatgtttccggttaatacaattctagcatgaataataaacatttatcatgatacaaggaaatatataatactttattattgcctctagggcatatttccttcaggtttttattggctgacggctcatcctgatgcggaggatctggtcagtaaatgtgatggttgccagaaattctcacgacgagctcatgtgctggctcaagaattgagaatgattccaattacttggccgtttgcagtctgggggcttgacatggttgggactttcaaaaggtccaaggataaaaagacacaccttctagtggcggttgataaattcacgaagtgggttgaggcagagccagtcagtaagtgtgacgcagccacggcggttcaattcatgaaaaaggtgatctttcgttttggctttccacacagtatcataactgataatggtactgatctgtctaaaggtgccatggaagagttctgtcaacatgagcatatccggcttgatgtttcatcagtagctcatcctcaatccaatggtcaagctgaaagagctaatcaggagatcttgaaaggcgttaagccccggctcatggtccccttacagcggacgccgggttgttgggtggaggagttgccttctgtgatatggagcatcaatactacacctaacaggtctacgggttttacgcctttcttcatggtttatggagcagaggcggttctaccaagcgacattcgtcatgactcgccccgtgtggcggcttacattgaagctaataatgaacaagcccgtcaggatgcacttgacttgttggatgagaagcgtgacttagcagcagcccactcggcgatttaccaacaggacttgcgtcgttatcacagccgccgggttaaatccagaacctttcaagaaggcgacctagtgctccggctcatccaggatcagtccgatgcgcacaagttatccccaccttgggaagggccctttgtggtcagtaagaatttacacaacgggtcatattacctcatcgatatttgagagcacaaagactcacgtaagtcggaggaagagacccgccggccatggaatatcgctcatcttcggccttactacacttgagccgcaggctctcatgatgtacatattttgacgatgtatatattatgaaaagtaataaagcaggacctctgtccttttcatcctcaaaggTTTATATGTCCTCATTATTATATCTTTAAAAAACCGACAGGGAACTGGTCATATTTGAATCTGGCTCTCCTTTTGGTCCAGCTCATGATTATGTTGGAATTTAGCCGTTAAatatcatgatcactagggggcttcctgttcaaacataggtcgtattcgaaccaaagagaacatagctgtcgatacccttttgattggcacgcTGCCAAActtactagggggcttcttgatcgtatccgaatcatagctcaacccctttgggtctgacgtggatcgtatttgaatcagcgtcattaaacaactctcaaggtcatttgggggcttcttgttcaaacataggtcgtattcgaaccaaagagaacatagctgtcggtaccctcttgatcggcaacgccagagccactgggggctatatgatcgtattcgaatcttagcttaacccctttgtaacggttttctgatcgtattcgaatcagaagcctcaaaactttgTTTGTTTCCTCTAAGTTTTTGCAATCACAAGTTTTCGACTTTGTTTTGAGACTTTTTTGATCATATTTGATAGCATCTAGTGAGTGGCTTATTTCACCTGGCTTAACCTTGATAAATAAGTTGTCAGCACAAAACAAACATTATATGTGCCTTTTTTTTACAGAATTGGGGTATCACCCTCACTGTCCGGATCACATAAGCCGGAGGTATCATTCCAAGGATCGCAGGTATAATATCATCAGTTGTATTTCAAGGTTATAATTGATAAACAAGTTTATCTATCTATGACCCGCCTTGCGGTAAGCCTCCAAGGATCTTGTGATGTCTTTCTGTATGCAAGGCGGTGCTATGGCTTTCTTAAGCATAAAGAAAACAGATGATAAGCATACTATGGATAAATATAAGATGGCAGTTTAACAGTATTGAGCACCAAACGCGTGCGCGAGGGCACGACAAAACCAAGTTActactaccctattacatgactccccgagtctaaATAATTAACATTGTTTATCAGCAAGACACAAATATGAGCCGCCCGATGGATCAGTTGTTTTGTTGACCTGAAGCTTCCGGGTCATCCCTTTCCGCTTCTCCATCTTGTTccttgtcctggaaggttgatgatgaccagtcaatgccactcaaagcttcaaattcagcttcatcatcaattaatccggccgggtcaacttcaggggcgaaggtatgcttacggatgggagggatcaggctgatcacTTCATAGTGCGGTGTTGGAATCCTCTGGTTCTTTGCGTTATAACCCAGATGGTACTTGGTCAGATTCGTGTCAGCGGCGATcagggtggccacagggcgtatttctTTCACACAAGCAGTGAAGTCCTTCTGTTCAAATGGTGTGCCATCCTCCTTTAGGCTTGGGTATCcgatggcgatgtcggccgggtctagctccggtagccacgccttggcccggcttaacgCGGCTACGGCTCCAGCTCTCGCAGAAGATCGCCTTAGTTCCTTGAACCGCTGAGGTAGCATGGCAAGCCGTTTCAGTACATCTGCCAGGAGGGTGGGGACTTCATTTGACAAAGCCACTGcagctaaggcacgctgagacccggtgtaaagttgttctaccagcgtataaaccgccttcagctttacCAGCATGCTTTGGTTAAGatttgaactcctggggcctgcattacaACGTCAGGTGAGTTGATAGCAATTGATATGATTATTAGACAAGATTCAACACttgcagagtaacttaccaaagattgttgagaccatctgagatacatggcgttttaaaccggataactcggcggttgtttctgcaagagccgcctctgccttctcagccCGATTGATCAAGGCgatcttttcatcagcccaggccttcTTCTCGGATTCAAAGCCttttttcagtttctcttgttcagatacactgaattcaaacttggagttggcttttTGGGTTTCAATCTCCTGTGCTTCCAGGCGATTCTTCAAGTCAGAtatttccgattcaaattgactaATGGTGGCCTGCACAAATGCCGGGTTAAATTCAGGATTATCATAATGCCACATTAAGTCCCAAGCCTCTTTACAACCAatgacacttggcacttgggggctaatgtgtgttgaagaaatctgcttacagtggcggttcataaaagtaagtcccaagcactttgcaagcaaagatacttggcacttgggggctaatgcatattgctgttacaagaactttgtgatttaaacatgataaGGACTGGTTCAAACATactgtttaagccggcccttggggactacaggatAAGCCAGACTTCTTACATATATTACTAAGCTGatcttaagtctacaacatatttcatcataagcaatagacttgggggctggtatggTAAGGATAAATAAAGTACAACAAAGAAGAGTTATACCTCAGTTTTTTtggtgcatctgtttcaccatgtcaatttccatttCACGGttgctgtgcacttggctcatatagccagagaagatttctccaatactcatgtgagtataatcagTGACATCCAGTTTAGCCTTGCGGCaatccagaagttcttccttggcggagcacttggccagcacggttggtcttcccggctcaacaaagccGGTCTTGATGATTTCGACATCGGGGTCAtctgtcttggccgggctagggatCTCCGGGTTTTCAGAACCATCAATGGCTTGCTCGACAGGCGGATCAGCAGTAGCCGTTGGAATATCGTgggctggttcaggcggcggctcatgAATGGAGGTGTCAGGAGCAGCCGTTCCGAGCTCCGGTTCATTTAagatcggctcttcggccggcttgttcttcttcgcccttttgctgggCTTTGCCTGTCCACTCCATCAAATCAAAAAGTCAGTACAAGAGTAGAAAATTGAAATTAACACAGGATAAATAGGTTATCATTAAcctggagcggttttgaaagccggcaaattggactgcattgattcgccggaggaaggagaagtTCCCTGGAAGTTTGAGtcggaagaattgagtggttgacgagtaagACCGGCCAGGGGATAAAAGGAATTTAAATCGGAGGTGACCTCGTTCTGACGTTTCCTTGGTGTATTGggcaagccggaggagagttccgcgtctttgtttgtccgggtctgcctccggctctcatgaatctgacgcttcaaaagaaattgaggatcttggtaagctaaaggatgtgaaaatcttactttccgggtcactcttcggactttttgtcttggcaagggctcggagtcagaggaaatgatagttacctcttcaaccgCTACGTGACTCGCTCCTGTATCCTCCTGaggataatcagtgtcaataagatagttaaaaaaggagcctagagaatcaagagctacctctgactcagaggtaTCTTCTAAATGAAGCAtatctgaggcgctaggcttattCCCCTTCTTCCGggcagcggctttcctggcggctttcttagcttttCTGGCGTTCTTTGCAGCTTCATGATTATACTTGACCTTCCAAAATTCGTCATCAGCTTGTGAATTACAACAAGAGTTTTTTGAGTAAAGGCAAAATTGTCAAAGATTGGAAGTAAAAACGCTTAaatcagtggcttaccgctggagccgggttagctttgcagaaaggtcTTAAACCTACTTTGCCACAGTTTGCCAGGCTCTCATTCAGGAGCGACTTCGTCATATCATCAATGACATCTTCAGGTAGATCAtcagggctgtgccgcagaggatcattcttttggcctgtgtaatcgcacatcaagccggggcggcggctcaaaggaataacccgccaggcaagccaaacccggaccagatcaatgccatttaagccattccccaaaagagccttgacTTTACTCATGGTAGGGGCAAGTTTTTGGCGTTCGGCAGGAGACAGCTTATCTGGCAAAGGGTGAGTGGACTCGAGGCGTAGGGCACGAAAGCCAGGCAGAGAGTTCTCATCAGTCGGAGAagtatcttgacaatagaaccacgtctggttccagtctttagggTGACTCAGTGGTTCGGCATACGGGAAAAGACAGTCTGTCCGTCGCTGGATTGaaatcccaccaagttccaagctaggcccattggcacgttcattctggcggtttaaataaaataattccctgaagagcagcaagttgggttcctctccaaggtacacttcacagaacacttggaaattgcaaatgttagATACAGATTGGGACCGATATCTTGAGGTCGGAGATCGAAaaagtgcaggacatctctgaaaaactttgagccgggtggagaaaagccccggttcatgtgatcagtaaagacgatgacttccccttctttgggttgaggtttTTCCTCTGTTGGaccaggagcacgataggacatgacttccttcgttgcagatagccggtcttcacaaaatCAGCAATGGTGCTTTCTgtgacgatggatttgacccaattgcatgTAACGGGTGATTTGGGTGCTTTCGGCGGCATTTTTAAAGATGGAAGCCTACgacaaaataaaaatttccggttcaaatttaagccggagagaaATACTTCAAATCATACTCGAGATGGCAGCTTATAAACGGGGCCTAATGGCGTATGGCTAGTTATGTCAGATtgtttaagccgccatgagcagttaGAGTTATTTAAACCGCCGGGCGTGGTTGAAGTTATTTATTGAGCATCTCAAATTAAAGCCAGTGGTGTGAGCCGCCATGGTTAAGTGGATCTATCAAGATACAGGCATCGACTAAGTgtacaaaaacaggtttcacaggtcGCAGTTATTAATTTGGATCAAATggctgttcagaaaagaaaatattataGACCTAAAAATCTAGTGCAGATGAGCTCGTGAGTTCTAATGAGGCCTCTGAACTagaaaaagggatctactagcgtctgccatggatgcgaaacaactaccgcatgagtttAGCACTTCTTTTAGATCAAAGGAGGATGCAATGAAGAAACCATGGAGAATCTGtgatgaacagcgaagaacacgAAGGAACTCGCaagccctaatgcggatctgaggtgcGGGAAGACGAAGGCTTAcagctgcagatctactgcggagcgttgccgccgttctctggattgattcaggttgatgcagcggctgaGGTCGACGAAGACGAAGtactctgcggcggcggcggcggcggagctcgagcagcagcggagtcgcgagaggaagaagacgacggaaaaggggagaatgaagaaagacctaaAGTCGTGCCCATTTATAAGGAGAAGACTGACAGAgtcggcgcgagaaacgaggaggctgaaacatggttatccagctactcagacgcctcgattttcgggatggtcattaaagataaggatccgttgggatatgattaaacaaaatatgaattaaatagaagttggcatcacggcgggttatcatgaatccagaagatgacgtcatggcgggttataaattTTTGCACAGGCAGAAGGCAGAAGACtttttcttaagtattgaagattgacatgaaccggttcaaatcaatctggggcctaatgttggggacataactattaggtatgacccgcccaggtgggggccgggttatacctatgtagactcttgaagcccaagaccagaTTTGAAGATGGCAGTTCCGTTGAGGGCcaaaagcccaaaggcgacttaaggcccgtagtgacaaACCGCCATAAATGACTTGTATTGTGAGGCAAGATTtactagtcaccgagccagacactgtttatgagccggccgggactctgtaggccgcggggcgtcaacccgtgtatataaggggacgacccggcggtggcttagggcaagtaacatcaaatcgagagccaggcatagcggattcgctccctggtcatcgaaaccctagcaattgcacctcaactggattaggcttatACCTTCACCATAagaggccgaaccagtataaacccttgtgtcctttgtcccgcattaacccttttaaggttcctagttgcgatggctccacgactaagtcctttcataaggacatctgccatgacaattccacgacataccCCAATTACATTGATTCCAATGTTATTTAAATAATCACACAGGAGGACTATGATGActcaaaagtataggggatcaatcgtagtccttttgataagtaagagtgtcgaccccaacaaggagcagaaggaattaataagcggttttcaacaataTATTCTCCGCAAGTGTTGTAAGATTGTTGTAACAGATAGTTCGGtcaaacttgatcaaactttacaaGGTTTGACTTCAGTCGAACTTAATATGCGAGTAAGTAAAAGCGGAGGGAGTATATGTATTTTTTTACCCTTTGGATCTGTTCCATTAATTTGGTGCTTCATGAATTCCATGTTCTCAGTATTTTATTTCAGCGCACGTTCCGTTCGTTTTGGAGTGCGCCGActtcctcggccttcttccggACAAGCTCCCACGTGTCTTGGACGTGCCGCATCTCCGTCATGGCTCCGCCCACGGCCATACGGATAACAAACTTGCCGTCCACCACGAAATGCGTCATGAACGCCCGCCCGCTGGCGTTCACCGCCACGAGCAGCCTACGGTTCAAGCCATCAACAGCATCGTCGTCGCCCTCGTGCCTTGGACGGAGGCGGAAGGTCACGAGGGAGAACCTCGTCGGCGCTACCACCTCGAACCGCCCGTCCGCCTCCAGCGCCTGCTCGAACCACTTGGCCATCTCGACGTGCCGCCGTACGTACGCCCGCATGCCCGCCCCGCCGTAGCGGCGCAGGACCGACCACAGCTTCATGGCACGGAACGGCCGTGACAGCGGGATCTGCCAGTCCTTGTAGTCGACCACGCCCGCGCCTGCACTTTCTTCTGTGATGTTGCTGAGGTACTCTGGGTTGGTGGACAGCGCGGTGGTGAGCGCGGCCGGGCTCGCCACCCACAGGCAGCAGCAGTCCATGTTGGTGAGGAACCACTTGTGCGGGTTCATGCTCACGGAGTCCGCGAGCTCGGCGCCGTCGATGTGATGCTGGAACTCGGGGCAGATCAGGGCGCTGCCGGCGTACGCGGCATCGACGTGCAGCCATATGCCGTGCCTCCGCGCCAGCTCGCCGAGGTCCCGCACCGGGTCGACCGCGCCGAGCCCGGTCGTGCCGACCGTGGCGCACAGGTACAGCGGCACGAGCCCGCTCGCCACGTCGGCCTCCACCGCGTCGCGGACGCTGGCCGCGGTGAGGCCGTAGCCCGACGCCGCCGACGTCCGGATGACGCGGAAGTTGGACCGCGGGATCCCCACGATCCTCGCGCCCTTCTGGAACGTGCAGTGGCTCTGGTCTGAGGCGTAGACCACCAGCCTCAGGATGCCTTCGTGGCCGAGCCTGCTCAGCGCGCGATCGCGCGCGGCCGCGAGCGTGCATACCACGGCCTCGCAGGTGCTTCCGTgcagcacgccgccgccgccgccgaagaaaAGGAAGCGGTCCGGGAGGCCCACCAGCTTGCCCATCCAGTCCATCACGACGCCCTCGAGTTCGGTTGCCACCGGTGAGGCAGCCCGCGTGAACGGTACAACGTTGAGCCCGGTGGAGAGCGTCTCGCCGGCGAACCCGGCTGTACTCGCGTTCGCCTGGAAGTATCCGAAGAACTTGGGACTCTGCCAATGCGTCAGTGCCGGGACAATATGTCGCCATACCTCCTCCAATATCACATCCATCTGCTCGCCATTTTCGGGCGGCGCGTCGGGTAAGAGCGTACGGAGGCACCCTGGCATGGCCTCGGGCTGGACCGGATACGTGTCGACGTCGCGGTAGTAATCGGCGAGGAAGTTGATCACGGCGCACGACTCCCCGGTGAAGGTATCGGGGTTCAGTGAGGATAGCGCGTCAAATGGCGCTCCACCCGTCGCCATGGTAGTATCTGCGCTTGCTAAATCCGCGGGGTTCGCGTACAGGTCAGAAGGAAACGGGTTGTTAGCTACTTTGTGATTGGTCTCAGGCTTCTGGAATGGTTACTAGTGTGCGCATCGTGCTTATATATAGTAACCCCTCTGTTATCAGATATATATAGTCAAATATAAGCTCAATTTTGTACCGGATCGGGTCATCCTATTAGTAAACCCATTTGGATGGATTTTTTTAAAGTACACCTACGACGTATCATAGTTTTGTAGAAGAGAAGCAAAATTATGTACAAGAAGATTGAGCACTTTTTTTTTGCGAACAAGAAGATTGAGCATTTTGCATACAAAGGCTCAATCAAGCACCCACTCCAAACACCAACAAAAAAAACTATGGTACAAGAAGATTTGGACGGCTTTATCATATTGGGATATTCTTGATCGATTGGATCGGATATGTAGAAATCTTTTTCCTTATGATAATGGATCTTCAAAAAAGGGACTTTGTATCAACAAAGTTTATATTTCCATTTTCATATTCTAACTTTTGTATGAATCGGATGtatattgtcggagtaatgggccacgggtagcctaacccgaatccctgaacctttcaagacatcggggccggctgcgcttCTCAGGACAtcaagatgaagcgccgccttctgatgGCCGGCTGGCCCAAGCGGTCGGCTGCTAGAATGcggcaccaagacgggccgactcctagcaggcggcctccagagaggccggctcctagccgTCGGCCcgcggcgccctcaaagtctgcgcctcCGTTAAAAAGACAAGACAGTGTGTGGCTACAGTATAGTCCATCACCCCCACGTCCAGGGCGAGGCGCGGCcgcagtgccccgtacaggcggagatctccgcacgacgcggcactgttgccactccgcctTTGACGTCACTCCTGTCCGGCGGTGCCCTgcccccacgacggcctgtcggtacgacctgcaggcggcgggccctaccaggcagcgagagcccggaagacggcggaagcctgaccagtcggacctgagggaggccggcttccagcaggcggcccgttccttcctcggggcccgtgcaccattaaccagatgaggcacggtgtggctacagtgatctcccaccaggcggcgggactgtagccacgctcccctgaccaagcatgcGCCATTAGCAtcgcggctacagtaatcagcagccggcaagacccacgagcggcgggagcggcctgtcggctccgtaccagaccagtcgacggggcccaccaggcgttgggccccagcagccggcgaccagagacactgacagctgggtcctgcacccgaccagattaccattgtacccctggggggtaggcctatataaaccccccagggcacccatgcaaagggttccgaaccagttagaactagactcacacatagagagaggagagggcgagccctgccttcttccacctctagcatacagctcgaggagcacgaTTGTACTCACTTGTgcattagtgatcatgcggagaccccgcagagcaggactaggggtgttatctcctaggagagccccgaacctgggtaaagtgcgccggcgttcgtgtctacgcctcatcccgcttccaggcaccggcgacgttctactcgctccaaccatgataagccatccattggcatatgtcgcacccaacccccgaatttggcgcccaccgtgtggcgaggtgcaccgtctcccggagacctgatctggacgggaaccttgttccttcctggcgagcacagccagcccggcacaccagacggcgtctgcgccgatgcgctgcacggcgcagaggtcgcctgtgcggcgagctgcctcgccgatcttgttggcgagattcgcctctctAACGAGCCCGCATCTGATGCAGGCATAGAAGGCCCCGAGagctgcctcgtcagcctcctctatcagctccatgtcgccagcgagcctgctgtggacttggagtcggttggctccaccgacccgatgcttgtggactccgacacggcatcgcttgatgcattccccaccaacgtggtggtctacgacgaaccgcttcctcgcgcggacggcggcggcagcaccgtcatggaggtgctcgtcatcagccacggcgagcactctggcggagatggccaggatccgttgcaggcggcgatgcaagacctgactacgcccatcccggaagacgccgacgctgAGACGCGGGAGGCATGCTGTGTCCAGCTCGTCGAAagcgccaaccggctggccagcatgagacgcctttcggaggcctaccagcatGAGATGGACCGAGCCatcggcggcacgccggctcctggtgggcctagccgcattggcctgatgcggcagcgtggcgcgaccatcgccagcgtgtttgggacagatcgtcccgtctacgccacgcccgcagagaacatacgagccgcccaggcggcagcagacgagctagacaagctcgagggcgacgagcgtcgccacatgacggagcgcgtccagcaggTCCtagacgcggctgctgagcagcaggAGGCCGGCCGCCGCACTGAAGTGCCCAACCGGCGAAACGATGATCCGCCTCCTCGCCGAGATCAGAgcgcgacatctcggacgccgactggtggcgtccgcgggagaagagacaaggagccggctgccagccgcagccggactcgcatcactatcgagcgcgaccaagacagctgcccaagagcagtggaacgacgggatgactgtccacctccccctcgcagggagaggcgcgcttccccgccgcctggttaccacccgacactcggcgactgccttggccgccgggaaggagtcggagagaacgacgcccgccactggatcgccttgttttggcccccgcatctgagatgagcccttccccaaagggtccacgctcccgagagatacgcccaagtacaccggctcagtgaagccggaagactggctggtcgactactccacagccgtcagcatcgcaaaCAGCAACaagcgcgtagccgtgaagtacgtcccgctcatgctccagggcacagctcggacatggctgaacaacctgAAGCCCCGCACCATCAACAGCTGGCTcgatttcaccgaagccttcatccgcaacttcaccagcacgtacaagcggccgcccaagcctcgccagctctccttatgtgtccaaggccccaacgagtcgactcgcgactacctcacgcgttgggccgagctgtgcaactcctgcgagggcgtgcacgaggtgcaggccatcgag
Coding sequences within:
- the LOC123075095 gene encoding tyrosine decarboxylase 1-like — encoded protein: MATGGAPFDALSSLNPDTFTGESCAVINFLADYYRDVDTYPVQPEAMPGCLRTLLPDAPPENGEQMDVILEEVWRHIVPALTHWQSPKFFGYFQANASTAGFAGETLSTGLNVVPFTRAASPVATELEGVVMDWMGKLVGLPDRFLFFGGGGGVLHGSTCEAVVCTLAKGARIVGIPRSNFRVIRTSAASGYGLTAASVRDAVEADVASGLVPLYLCATVGTTGLGAVDPVRDLGELARRHGIWLHVDAAYAGSALICPEFQHHIDGAELADSVSMNPHKWFLTNMDCCCLWVASPAALTTALSTNPEYLSNITEESAGAGVVDYKDWQIPLSRPFRAMKLWSVLRRYGGAGMRAYVRRHVEMAKWFEQALEADGRFEVVAPTRFSLVTFRLRPRHEGDDDAVDGLNRRLLVAVNASGRAFMTHFVVDGKFVIRMAVGGAMTEMRHVQDTWELVRKKAEEVGALQNERNVR